The Humulus lupulus chromosome 4, drHumLupu1.1, whole genome shotgun sequence genome has a window encoding:
- the LOC133832655 gene encoding nibrin homolog — translation MQRIGILSLSPLFVALLCVAIVKSNKFSFVPLIIWVYSWEPNQANQPLKDKLSSIGADITYNFHQKCTHVLVDELTPLREELLDAIVAKKACVQISWVERVAEEKICNEIPSCSNHTPTLSAEGVSVKLADQGTRENCMEGYTFVLDSINSYKYRNQLQSLLELTGAKILSIEGFSSSSQESKHEENSYVVCVIPGGSPYKFDCFNKLKVSSVKEIDLMCVVLTGTLDQSILISPCADQMLPKVNGLGFLVGRE, via the exons ATGCAACGTATAGGTATTCTTTCTTTATCTCCCTTGTTTGTTGCTCTTCTATGTGTCGCTATTGTCAAAAGCAACAA GTTTTCTTTTGTTCCACTCATTATTTGGGTCTACTCTTGGGAGCCCAACCAAGCGAATCAACCCCTTAAGGATAAACTTTCATCAATAG GTGCTGATATTACTTACAATTTCCATCAAAAGTGCACCCATGTACTTGTTGATGAGCTGACTCCTCTTAGAGAAGAGTTACTAGATGCTATTGTGGCAAAGAAAGCTTGTGTTCAGATTAGCTGGGTTGAG AGAGTTGCAGAAGAAAAGATTTGCAATGAAATCCCTAGCTGCAGCAA CCATACTCCAACTCTCTCTGCGGAAGGTGTATCAGTCAAACTTGCAGACCAGGGAACTCGTGAAAACTGTATGGAAGGATACACGTTTGTGTTGGACTCGATAAACAGT TATAAGTACCGGAATCAGTTGCAGTCCCTCTTAGAACTAACTGGAGCAAAGATTCTTTCCATTGAAGGGTTTAGTTCAAGTAGTCAA GAATCGAAGCATGAAGAGAATAGTTATGTTGTTTGTGTCATCCCTGGAGGGTCACCCTACAAATTTGATTGCTTCAATAAACTCAAAGTGTCTAGTGTGAAGGAAATAGACTTGATGTGTGTCGTTTTAACTGGGACGTTGGATCAATCCATTTTGATATCACCTTGCG CTGATCAAATGCTTCCAAAAGTCAATGGCCTTGGGTTTCTTGTTGGTAGAGAGTAG